One Centropristis striata isolate RG_2023a ecotype Rhode Island chromosome 22, C.striata_1.0, whole genome shotgun sequence genomic window carries:
- the LOC131960573 gene encoding high-affinity choline transporter 1-like gives MAVNWAGLISMGVFYMIVLGTGIWASRKSKREERKCTGNRSEVAMVGGRNLNLCVSIFTMTATWVGGGYILGNAEVVYNPTKGLVWATGPIAFIITLIVGALFFVKPIRSKNYVTLMDPFQEKYGNTVAAVLFIPALIGDILWIACILGALGGTVSVVMDISSSLAVGISAAVAVIYTLMGGLYSVAYTDVIQLSFMFICLWLCVPFILVSPSSANITVAAVTKLYQEPWIGKLEPEDAGRWVDDILLMGIGGLCYQAFYQRILSTATDTQAKITCYAGAVLCPILAVPSLIIGATAASTNWNQTTYGSPGPYEQGKAGMILPIALQYLCPFYVSLVAMGALAAAVMSSVDSALLSASSQLGRNIFKNIIYKRASEKMILVVVKVSVLLCGTMAAVLAMTAKSIHLFWILSADVLYSMMTPQVVCTFYLSRWVNHYGACSGFVLAIVLRVLVGEPLLGLPDILPLPWDKIQEDGHRYRLFPFRTAIMLITIGTILLASRLAAWVSEKRLLKRISGAETHTHIHYMAPAQKDLEEKEIE, from the exons ATGGCAGTAAACTGGGCAGGACTGATCTCCATGGGAGTGTTTTACATGATCGTACTGGGCACAGGTATCTGGGCATCCAGGAAGTCCAAACGTGAAGAGAGGAAGTGCACTGGGAACCGCAGTGAAGTTGCAATGGTTGGAGGGAGGAACCTAAACCTCTGTGTCAGCATTTTTACTATGAcag CCACTTGGGTGGGAGGAGGCTATATTCTGGGTAATGCTGAAGTGGTCTACAATCCAACAAAGGGCTTGGTGTGGGCAACCGGACCCATTGCCTTTATCATTACTCTGATTGTCG GTGCACTCTTCTTTGTCAAGCCTATCCGGTCGAAGAACTATGTGACCCTCATGGACCCATTTCAGGAGAAATACGGCAACACTGTCGCTGCTGTTCTTTTCATTCCCGCTCTCATAGGGGATATCTTGTGGATAGCATGTATTCTCGGTGCACTGG GAGGGACGGTAAGCGTGGTCATGGatatctcctcctctctggctGTGGGAATCTCTGCTGCTGTGGCGGTCATTTACACGCTAATGGGAGGACTTTACTCTGTGGCCTATACTGATGTCATCCAACTAAGCTTCATGTTCATCTGCTTG TGGCTCTGTGTGCCTTTTATCCTGGTAAGCCCCTCCTCTGCTAACATCACTGTTGCTGCAGTAACCAAGCTGTACCAGGAGCCATGGATCGGCAAACTGGAGCCAGAAGATGCAGGTCGCTGGGTAGATGACATATTGCTGATG GGCATTGGAGGTCTCTGCTACCAGGCTTTCTACCAGAGAATCCTGTCCACAGCCACCGACACCCAAGCGAAGATCACCTGCTATGCTGGAGCAGTGTTATGCCCAATCCTTGCCGTCCCATCACTCATCATTGGAGCAACGGCGGCATCCACCA ATTGGAACCAGACAACCTACGGTTCTCCCGGCCCGTACGAACAGGGCAAAGCTGGTATGATCTTACCAATTGCCCTTCAGTACCTTTGCCCTTTCTACGTCTCACTGGTGGCTATGGGAGcacttgctgctgctgtgatgtcatcagttGACTCTGCACTTCTGTCTGCCTCCTCCCAACTGGGCCGAAATATCTTCAAGAACATCATCTACAAAAGG gCATCAGAAAAGATGATTCTTGTAGTGGTTAAAGTGTCGGTCCTCCTGTGTGGAACGATGGCAGCAGTCCTGGCCATGACAGCGAAGTCCATTCACCTGTTCTGGATCCTCAGTGCAGATGTCTTGTATTCAATGATGACCCCCCAGGTGGTATGCACCTTCTACTTATCTCGGTGGGTGAACCACTACGGAGCCTGCTCTGGCTTTGTGTTGGCAATAGTTCTGAGAGTTCTGGTTGGAGAACCCTTGCTAGGCCTTCCTGACATACTGCCCCTGCCGTGGGACAAGATACAGGAGGACGGCCACCGATACCGCTTGTTCCCTTTTCGCACCGCAATCATGCTCATCACCATCGGGACTATTTTACTAGCATCACGCCTGGCTGCGTGGGTGTCGGAGAAGAGGCTGCTGAAAAGAATAAGTGGTGctgagactcacacacacatacattacaTGGCACCAGCCCAAAAAGATTTGGAAGAAAAGGAGATTGAATAA